Proteins encoded together in one Microcebus murinus isolate Inina chromosome 16, M.murinus_Inina_mat1.0, whole genome shotgun sequence window:
- the S100P gene encoding protein S100-P — translation MAELEMAIGMIIDVFARYAGGEGSAQTLTKGELRALMEKELPGFLETGKDKDAVDKMLKDLDANGDAEVDFSEFMMFVAALTCACHRFFQAGCE, via the exons ATGGCGGAACTGGAGATGGCCATAGGCATGATCATCGATGTCTTCGCCCGGTACGCAGGCGGCGAGGGCAGCGCGCAGACCCTGACCAAGGGGGAGCTGAGGGCGCTGATGGAGAAGGAGCTCCCTGGCTTCCTGGAG ACCGGGAAGGACAAGGATGCCGTGGACAAAATGCTCAAGGACTTGGATGCCAACGGAGATGCCGAGGTGGACTTCAGTGAGTTCATGATGTTTGTAGCTGCGCTCACATGTGCCTGTCACAGGTTCTTCCAGGCAGGATGCGAATGA